One window of Phalacrocorax aristotelis chromosome 26, bGulAri2.1, whole genome shotgun sequence genomic DNA carries:
- the PPP1R1A gene encoding protein phosphatase 1 regulatory subunit 1A, which produces MEPNSPRKIQFTVPLLEPHLDPEAAEQIRRRRPTPANLVLSSDQSSPEIDEDRLPNPLLKSGLAMSPRQRKKVSRTTPTMKELQMMVEHHLCKQAQGEEEEEAATTGQEHGPGHCHHSDTEHSHSPGGTCPLATHEGGPGPGERTHGDGQQSLAEEGTHIAPKEGASKGAASSQ; this is translated from the exons ATGGAGCCCAACAGCCCCCGCAAGATCCAGTTCACGGTGCCGCTGCTGGAGCCGCACCTCGACCCGGAGGCGGCCGAGCAG ATCCGGAGGCGCCGACCGACTCCTGCCAACCTGGTCCTGAGCAGCGACCAGTCGTCCCCAG AGATCGATGAGGACCGGCTGCCCAACCCCCTGCTGAAG TCGGGTCTGGCCATGTCAcccaggcagaggaagaaggtTTCCCGCACCACCCCAACCATGAAAG agctgcagatgATGGTGGAGCATCACCTGTGCAAGCAGGCgcagggtgaggaagaggaggaggcagccacCACCGGCCAGGAGCATGGCCCCGGCCACTGCCACCACAGCGACACCgagcacagccacagccccGGTGGCACCTGCCCACTGGCCACGCACGAGGgtggccccggccccggcgagC GGACTCACGGGGACGGGCAGCAAAGCCTCGCCGAGGAGGGCACCCATATAGCACCAAAGGAAGGCGCCAGCAagggtgctgccagcagccagtAG